The nucleotide window GCGCTTATACCAATATTTATATTTGTATTATTAAATATATTAAGCTTATTTGTACACAATATGAATTAAATTTTTTAATATATTTGTATACTTGAATCCTTTAATGAATCAGAACAATTAGTATGACTGATATTTATACAATATTATTTAATCGGATTATCGCTGGAGAATATACTGTAGGCAAGAGACTCAAAGAAGAGTCTCTTGCAACAGAATTTAATACCAGTAGAACTCCAATTCGATCGATATTACAACAGCTTGAACAGGATGGACTTATTAAGATTTTTCCAAATAAGGGAGCTGAGGTGTTGCCTTTCTCAGCTGATGAGATAGAAGAAATTTACGAAATTCGAAAGTCTCTTGAATTATTGTGCCTTGAAATCTCTTTAAAGAATCTTAGTTTACAAAAACTCATGGAATTAAAAAAGGAGATAATTGAGAACACCAATAATGAAGATATTCAGCTTCAAACAGATTTAGATGCAAAA belongs to Lentimicrobiaceae bacterium and includes:
- a CDS encoding GntR family transcriptional regulator, with product MTDIYTILFNRIIAGEYTVGKRLKEESLATEFNTSRTPIRSILQQLEQDGLIKIFPNKGAEVLPFSADEIEEIYEIRKSLELLCLEISLKNLSLQKLMELKKEIIENTNNEDIQLQTDLDAKLHSYIINSSGKKRLIDMLNQLSRLIQSFRGLGFVQKETKESTIREHIEIIDALCRRDIVFAKEMMSKHIENSKMIALSQLFIQRGK